CCTCTCTACATCATTAAGCAGGTTAGACACCTTGCcaatagaaaaaaacaacaacaaacatcaGAGTCACAGAAAAGGACCAACAGATGATAGTAAAGCCTTGTGGAAGGctacataaaaaaaatgcacttttgacTGTTTTATATCCACATCATGAAGGTATGCTCTGTATACAACTATGGCTGGCAGCTGAAAGACCAACTGAAATGCACAGGGGCCAGCACTGTCCTAGGTGACCACTAGCGACATGCGCATACagtaataccagggctgtggagtcggtacaaaaatcttctgactccaactcctcagcttCTGAAATCACGACTcccactccaactccgggtacccaaaattgctcagataccgactccttagtctaatacttaacagggatgtggattttgtacaaaaatcatgcgactccgactcccgactcctcagtttctgaaaccacaactccgacttcaggtacccaaaattgtcccgactcagactcctcgactccgactccaactccaactccacagccctgagtaatGCCAAGCTGATGCTTGGAAATGGAACTGCTGCCTTTCGCTGATCCATTTGCAAGCTGAATAAAACTTGAATGAATGAACTTGGAATTGTTAGCATCTTGCGGACCATCCCTAGTGAATGCAGCTTTAATCCTAAATACAGAATTCTCTAGCAGCATAGACCAATGGTATTTCTAGTAGCAGCAATCAATCATCTACTAGGTACAATGAACCAATTAGGATTTCTGGAAGAGAGAAGCCTGCAGAAAGTATTATATTCCGGCTGCAATTACAAATAGGAGGACATATACAACATGTAATATTTTCTTGCAGTCTCACCTGCTTTTCTTTGCTCTCCAGGTCTTTGGAGGATCGCTGGATGGTCTCCTGCATCTCATCCATGGTGGACAGAGACTgctcttttttcttctttagcTGAGAAATCTCTTGTTCTTGAGCATACATTTTCTGCTTTGCTTTGTCACTCTGTGTCAGAGcatcctgcagcttctgggccatcTGTTTGCTGTCCTCTCTGTACTTGTTACTGGTGTCCTCCAACAAGGCTACTCTCTGCTCCAGAGATGTCCTCACTGCATTGAAGTCAGCTTTTTCCCTCTgcctgaggctctgcacttcctccagcttttgctgagctttgctCAACTCTTCTTGCAATCTCTTCACTTCCTGCTCAGCCACATGTAATGCCTCCCCTTTTTCCTTAATTTTCTGTTGGTTGGCAGCCTCTTTTTTATGCCAAGCCTCCCTTTCCTCAGCATACTGTGTACTCGAGACAGAACTGCTTCTCTGTTTCTCTAGTTCCTTTTCCAAGTCTTGCACTCTTTCCTGCACCTTCTTACACTGACTAATCTGTGCTTTTAGCTCATCTTCAAGAGTAGCTTTGGTGTTGCTCAGTGTGGTCTTCAGCTCATTATGCTTTTCTATGGGAATGTATTGACTGTGGAGACAttcctgcagctccttcagcttcTTGGTGGCCTGAAGATGTTCttcctgcagtgtgtgctgcttttccttggCCTCAGTCTGCGTCTTCTGCAGGTCCTTTAGACAAGCTCGGAGCTCATTCAATTCTTGCAGCATTGCAGCTTCCTCCTTTTTACGTAAACCCCGCTCCTGAATAAGCTTCTGCTCTGAAATTCCCAGTTCTTTCTTGAGGTCTGAAGTCTCTTGTTGCTGCTTTGTTAGGCAGTCTTTAGTCTCCTGGGCTATCTGACACTGCTTTTGTAACTCTAACTCCATTTCCTTCCTTATTGCCTGGAAGTTCatctctttttcctccatgctggTAAGAGGAGCATATTTTTCAGTGATGCAGCGCTGTAAAGTGTCCAGCTCTGCTCTCTGTTCTTCAATAGCTGCCTGCAGCCTCTTGACCTCCTCTTTCTCATGTTGATAATTGGCACAAGTCTGTGAATACTCCTGCTTCATCCTCTCTTCACATTTCTGCAGTTCTGCTACTTTACTTTCATGTTCCTTCTTAGCCACATAGTCAGAACAGATCTGTTCCTTCAACTTGTCCAACTGTGACTGCAACCCTGCCCTCCTAGCACCTTCATCAGAAACTCTTGAATTAAGTTCCACATTTTTGGCAATCTCGGCTTTCAGCGTCTCTTGTAAATCTGCCTCTTTTGCATTGTGACTCTTCAGATGAGCTTGCAGCTCTGACTTCAGAGTAGACTCGCTGTCCAGTTGAGCTTGCAAAGCTTTCTGCTTCATAATCTCCTTTTCCAGCTCCTCTCTTAGGTTCTTCATTCCTTTTGTCTCATTTTCCAGTTGCTTCTTGGCTGCAAGAACCTCAGCTTTAGCTTTCTCCAGCTCAGAGGTGAGTGAGGCAGATGTCTGCAAGTGTGTGGCCAGAGGGATGTGGTTTTCCTTTAGACTGGCGTTTTCTGAGAGGAGAGAACTGACCTTCTTAGTTTCCTCCTCACATTTCTTAGTCACTTCAGCCAGCTGCTTGTCCAGTTCTTGGATTCTTGACTGCATCTCCTTTACCTCTTTCTCGTGCTCCTTACGGGGAGTGGTAGATGATTGGAGAAGAGTCATACCTTCCTTTAAGGTTTTTCTCTCCTCCAGCAGCTTCCCCTGCTCAAGCTCagtcttcctctggatctgctCAGATTCAGCTAGTTTTTGGCTTAGCAGAGCTATAGTCTCCTCACAAGCTTTCTTGGTCTCTGCATGCAACTGTGCTGGTACGTGCTGACTTCTCATCTGCCCCTTAAGCTCCTCAATTTGCCTCTGAAGGAGGACCTTCTCTGACTGCAGCTTCTCAGTTTCTCTTGTAATGCTGTTATTCTTTACTttcaaatcatccaactccttttTCATCACATCTGACTTGGCTTCTAACTTTTTCTTCTCTCTGTTTGCAGTTTCACATTCATCTCTGACCCTAGTGAGCTCCTGTTCAGCTTCTTCCAATCTTCGGGACTTCTCATTAACCTCATTAGTCAAAAGACATCTCATGTTTTCAAACTTGTCTGTGGTGACAGCAAGGGACAGCTGCTCGCCAGTCTCTTGAATCCTCCTTTCAGCTCGCTCCTTTTCCTCCTCGCATACCGCTAGTTCATCTTGTAAACGTCTGTTCTCCTTACGCAAGCGCACATCCTCTCTGCGCAGTTCCTGCGCCAGGAGCTCATTGTGACGCTGCTGGTTGCGTAGCTTTCCAACTTCTGCAGATGCCCCTTCATATTTACCTTTTATTTCTCTCAGCTGCTCCTGTAGCTCCTCAGCACGTGAGCTGCCACTCAGAGCTTCCTGCGTCAAGTGATCTTTCAGTGCCAGGAAATGGGTCTGCATCTGCTTCACTTTACTCTCAGAATCCAGCATGCGCTTCTGAACATCCCGCAAGGCTTCTTCCAACTGCCGAATCTGTTGATCTGATTCTGCTTTGATTCGATCTCTCTCTGTGGCTAAAGCTACACACTCAGATGATCTCCTTGACAGCTCCTGCTGCAGCCTCACAGCCTCGTCCCTTGCAATCTCATAGTATCTGCGAACAGTTTCCAACTCTTGCCGTTGATCGGAATTTTCCCCGGGAAGTTCCAAAGGACGCAGCTGAGACCTGGCCTGCAGGTGAGCTGCATGCTGGACAAAAATGAAATCAGAGAGTCAAATGAACATCATTATCATCATACAGCAGCTATTGACATTAATTTTTGACCAAACACCACTTGATTAATCTACAAAGCTATAGAAAGGACTATTCAGCTCACTGTATGAAGCTGAAGCAATATGGGAACTCGCTGGATTCAATTTCTATGTCACAGCACAGGGAACATAAGGCAAGACTGGCACTATAGACTCAAGAGACCTGACCCAGATCTAAATAAACCATCTAATAGTTCTCAAATATTACCTTTTTGAATGAAAAGCACATTCTGCAACTAAACACTGCGTGTGGAAA
This DNA window, taken from Hyperolius riggenbachi isolate aHypRig1 chromosome 3, aHypRig1.pri, whole genome shotgun sequence, encodes the following:
- the UACA gene encoding uveal autoantigen with coiled-coil domains and ankyrin repeats isoform X1, which encodes MKSLKSRLKKHEVTITQTADWNKYDDRLMKAAERGDVEKISSTLGKKGVNPSKLDLEGRSAFHVVASKGHLECLNTILLHGVDLIAPDAAGRNALHLSAKYGHSLCLQKLLQFNCPTENVDLQGRTALHDAAMSDCISSVQLLCDHGASVNAKDLDGRTPLALATQMCRPAICQLLIEKGADVNARDKQNKTPLMLGCEYGCKEAVEVLLRTGADVGMVDSLGHDCAYYSRIGDNLDILSLIRTAVESSPRGAEQLRTKVSLRAKWAKANSKEEMHSKSKDQTQDLEAENENLRERLKKMQHEHRVMHEQVEGLEAQLHQEQIITDDLENEKEELKSLFEAKQKELEESLKSMENLRGKMRYYEAKNHSAPNSPFSPGKEEVLMKPNLVLTADPQHAAHLQARSQLRPLELPGENSDQRQELETVRRYYEIARDEAVRLQQELSRRSSECVALATERDRIKAESDQQIRQLEEALRDVQKRMLDSESKVKQMQTHFLALKDHLTQEALSGSSRAEELQEQLREIKGKYEGASAEVGKLRNQQRHNELLAQELRREDVRLRKENRRLQDELAVCEEEKERAERRIQETGEQLSLAVTTDKFENMRCLLTNEVNEKSRRLEEAEQELTRVRDECETANREKKKLEAKSDVMKKELDDLKVKNNSITRETEKLQSEKVLLQRQIEELKGQMRSQHVPAQLHAETKKACEETIALLSQKLAESEQIQRKTELEQGKLLEERKTLKEGMTLLQSSTTPRKEHEKEVKEMQSRIQELDKQLAEVTKKCEEETKKVSSLLSENASLKENHIPLATHLQTSASLTSELEKAKAEVLAAKKQLENETKGMKNLREELEKEIMKQKALQAQLDSESTLKSELQAHLKSHNAKEADLQETLKAEIAKNVELNSRVSDEGARRAGLQSQLDKLKEQICSDYVAKKEHESKVAELQKCEERMKQEYSQTCANYQHEKEEVKRLQAAIEEQRAELDTLQRCITEKYAPLTSMEEKEMNFQAIRKEMELELQKQCQIAQETKDCLTKQQQETSDLKKELGISEQKLIQERGLRKKEEAAMLQELNELRACLKDLQKTQTEAKEKQHTLQEEHLQATKKLKELQECLHSQYIPIEKHNELKTTLSNTKATLEDELKAQISQCKKVQERVQDLEKELEKQRSSSVSSTQYAEEREAWHKKEAANQQKIKEKGEALHVAEQEVKRLQEELSKAQQKLEEVQSLRQREKADFNAVRTSLEQRVALLEDTSNKYREDSKQMAQKLQDALTQSDKAKQKMYAQEQEISQLKKKKEQSLSTMDEMQETIQRSSKDLESKEKQVSNLLNDVERLKQSLAQLPAKSQSADILQNQIKGLQNQLDETQRRHQEIISIYRAHLLNAVQGHMDADVQDALLQIINMRQELVC
- the UACA gene encoding uveal autoantigen with coiled-coil domains and ankyrin repeats isoform X2, encoding MTPWFSCSSKHKQTADWNKYDDRLMKAAERGDVEKISSTLGKKGVNPSKLDLEGRSAFHVVASKGHLECLNTILLHGVDLIAPDAAGRNALHLSAKYGHSLCLQKLLQFNCPTENVDLQGRTALHDAAMSDCISSVQLLCDHGASVNAKDLDGRTPLALATQMCRPAICQLLIEKGADVNARDKQNKTPLMLGCEYGCKEAVEVLLRTGADVGMVDSLGHDCAYYSRIGDNLDILSLIRTAVESSPRGAEQLRTKVSLRAKWAKANSKEEMHSKSKDQTQDLEAENENLRERLKKMQHEHRVMHEQVEGLEAQLHQEQIITDDLENEKEELKSLFEAKQKELEESLKSMENLRGKMRYYEAKNHSAPNSPFSPGKEEVLMKPNLVLTADPQHAAHLQARSQLRPLELPGENSDQRQELETVRRYYEIARDEAVRLQQELSRRSSECVALATERDRIKAESDQQIRQLEEALRDVQKRMLDSESKVKQMQTHFLALKDHLTQEALSGSSRAEELQEQLREIKGKYEGASAEVGKLRNQQRHNELLAQELRREDVRLRKENRRLQDELAVCEEEKERAERRIQETGEQLSLAVTTDKFENMRCLLTNEVNEKSRRLEEAEQELTRVRDECETANREKKKLEAKSDVMKKELDDLKVKNNSITRETEKLQSEKVLLQRQIEELKGQMRSQHVPAQLHAETKKACEETIALLSQKLAESEQIQRKTELEQGKLLEERKTLKEGMTLLQSSTTPRKEHEKEVKEMQSRIQELDKQLAEVTKKCEEETKKVSSLLSENASLKENHIPLATHLQTSASLTSELEKAKAEVLAAKKQLENETKGMKNLREELEKEIMKQKALQAQLDSESTLKSELQAHLKSHNAKEADLQETLKAEIAKNVELNSRVSDEGARRAGLQSQLDKLKEQICSDYVAKKEHESKVAELQKCEERMKQEYSQTCANYQHEKEEVKRLQAAIEEQRAELDTLQRCITEKYAPLTSMEEKEMNFQAIRKEMELELQKQCQIAQETKDCLTKQQQETSDLKKELGISEQKLIQERGLRKKEEAAMLQELNELRACLKDLQKTQTEAKEKQHTLQEEHLQATKKLKELQECLHSQYIPIEKHNELKTTLSNTKATLEDELKAQISQCKKVQERVQDLEKELEKQRSSSVSSTQYAEEREAWHKKEAANQQKIKEKGEALHVAEQEVKRLQEELSKAQQKLEEVQSLRQREKADFNAVRTSLEQRVALLEDTSNKYREDSKQMAQKLQDALTQSDKAKQKMYAQEQEISQLKKKKEQSLSTMDEMQETIQRSSKDLESKEKQVSNLLNDVERLKQSLAQLPAKSQSADILQNQIKGLQNQLDETQRRHQEIISIYRAHLLNAVQGHMDADVQDALLQIINMRQELVC